A single genomic interval of Streptomyces sp. BA2 harbors:
- a CDS encoding DUF4383 domain-containing protein: MATHVLHPGAKRPRRRVTLNEHLPVDHRLSTVYRVGAGLMGLVLLAFGILGLIDKVGFFDTGGDTVAGLNTNGALSVLSICVGLLLFAGMVIGGNFASTLNMVLGCAFILSGFVNLALLDTSFNFLAFRIQNVLFSFVVGVLLMVFGMYGRVGSALPHDNPYWRARHPEQVRHAGRGRGGSRPEPRSKVPGTET, from the coding sequence ATGGCCACGCACGTACTTCACCCAGGGGCGAAGCGGCCCAGGCGGCGCGTCACGCTGAACGAACACCTGCCTGTCGACCACCGCCTCAGCACGGTCTATCGCGTAGGCGCGGGTCTGATGGGGCTCGTCCTGCTCGCGTTCGGCATCCTCGGCCTGATCGACAAGGTCGGCTTCTTCGACACCGGGGGCGACACCGTCGCGGGCCTGAACACGAACGGCGCGCTCAGCGTCCTGTCGATCTGCGTCGGGCTGCTCCTGTTCGCCGGCATGGTGATCGGCGGCAACTTCGCGTCGACGCTCAACATGGTCCTGGGCTGCGCCTTCATCCTCAGCGGCTTCGTGAACCTCGCCCTGCTGGACACCAGCTTCAACTTCCTCGCCTTCCGCATCCAGAACGTGCTGTTCAGCTTCGTGGTCGGCGTCCTCCTGATGGTCTTCGGGATGTACGGGCGGGTCGGCTCGGCCCTGCCGCACGACAACCCGTACTGGCGGGCACGCCACCCCGAGCAGGTGCGGCACGCCGGGCGCGGGCGTGGAGGCAGCCGCCCTGAGCCCAGGTCCAAAGTCCCGGGCACTGAGACCTAG
- a CDS encoding HAD family hydrolase, which produces MSTPRTVLVASDLDRTLIYSAAALGLTMPDAEAPRLLCVEVYESKPLSYVTETAAGLLDEVGRGSVFVPTTTRTREQYGRIHLPGPAPEFAICANGGHLLVDGVSDPGWRAGVDRRLAAECATLDEVRAYMVRTADPAWLLKERVAEDLFAYLVVERSLLPKEWVKELAVWAEERGWTVSLQGRKIYAVPKPLTKSAAVREVARRIDADEILAAGDSLLDADLLLAADRSWRPGHGELADTGWTAPGLTVLQERGVAAGEEILRGFLAAAGR; this is translated from the coding sequence GTGAGCACTCCCCGCACCGTGCTGGTCGCCAGCGACCTCGACCGCACCCTCATCTACTCCGCCGCAGCCCTCGGCCTGACCATGCCCGACGCCGAGGCGCCGCGCCTGCTGTGCGTCGAGGTGTACGAGAGCAAGCCCCTGTCGTACGTCACCGAGACCGCCGCCGGGCTCCTTGACGAGGTGGGCCGTGGCTCGGTCTTCGTGCCGACGACCACGCGGACGCGCGAGCAGTACGGCCGCATCCATCTGCCCGGCCCCGCACCGGAGTTCGCGATCTGCGCGAACGGCGGGCACCTGCTGGTCGACGGGGTCTCCGACCCCGGCTGGCGGGCGGGCGTCGACCGCCGCCTCGCCGCGGAGTGCGCCACGCTCGACGAGGTCCGCGCGTACATGGTGCGCACCGCCGACCCGGCCTGGCTCCTGAAGGAGCGGGTGGCCGAGGACCTCTTCGCCTATCTGGTCGTCGAACGCTCCTTGCTGCCGAAGGAGTGGGTCAAGGAGCTCGCCGTGTGGGCGGAGGAGCGCGGCTGGACCGTCTCGCTCCAGGGCCGCAAGATCTACGCCGTACCGAAGCCGCTGACCAAGAGCGCGGCGGTGCGCGAGGTGGCCCGCCGTATCGACGCGGACGAGATCCTCGCCGCCGGTGACTCGCTCCTCGACGCTGATCTGCTGCTCGCCGCCGACCGCTCCTGGCGGCCGGGCCACGGCGAACTGGCGGACACGGGCTGGACGGCACCGGGGCTCACGGTGCTGCAGGAGCGGGGGGTCGCGGCGGGGGAGGAGATCCTGCGGGGGTTCCTTGCGGCGGCAGGGCGTTGA
- a CDS encoding FmdB family zinc ribbon protein: protein MPRYEYRCRSCGDTFELSRPMAESAAPAACPAGHEDTVKLLSTVAVGGSTSSPTPAPRGGGGGGCCGGGCCG, encoded by the coding sequence ATGCCCCGATACGAGTACCGCTGCCGTTCCTGCGGCGACACCTTTGAGCTGAGCCGCCCGATGGCCGAGTCCGCCGCCCCCGCGGCCTGCCCCGCCGGACACGAGGACACGGTGAAGCTGCTGTCGACGGTGGCGGTAGGGGGCTCGACCTCGTCGCCCACCCCCGCCCCGCGTGGCGGAGGCGGAGGCGGCTGCTGTGGCGGGGGCTGCTGCGGCTAG
- a CDS encoding phosphoribosyltransferase domain-containing protein → MNDDVVWSGTWVAERLGVELAGDAGLSDLLGLALRRNPKRAHLLVSNVLGKHVPQLPSVVYAAGRDLGVRVRALLGDAEARRAVVLGYAETATGLGHCVADGIGLAPYLHSTRRPVDSVRRAGGFEESHSHATSHLLLPEDPRLLTRDGPLVLVDDEFSTGNTVLNTIRALHELYPRERYVIVALVDMRSPQDQGRLAAFAREIGARVDLITTASGTVSLPDGVLEKGQALVEEYEASALPAPRREAGSVTRVDLGWPAGVPDGGRHGFTPEHRAALEAALPGMADRIAEALAPALASAGVPGVSPRRVLVLGFEELMYAPLALGMALEERLPTGTADVRYSTTTRSPVLAVDDPGYAIRSRLVFPAHDDPADGPGERYAYNVAGGDFNAIVIVVDSMADRPELHAPDGLLVQLAAHAPQVLLAVVPSYVPEQAPVRLPEHAPERPSMLPEPLRGPDFSSYAAEDVGWLLQDLSDVRLEAPTEEREEAIQSGGAHYAESLPVEYQPSPQYQELFRAALGTSAARIAQAVGTVTETVLAERSPRPVLVSLARAGTPVGVLMRRWARHRHGLDLPHYAVSIVRGRGIDANALRWLAAHHDAADVVFVDGWTGKGAITRELADAVREFEEAGGPAGFNPEIAVLADPGSCVRTYGTREDFLIPSACLNSTVSGLISRTVLRADLVGPDDFHGAKFYRELADGDLSLDFLDAITARFDEVADAVDAQAKELLSADRAPTWEGWAAVERISEEYGIHDVNLVKPGVGETTRVLLRRVPWKILARAGAGADLDHVRLLAEQRGVPVEEVAELPYTCVGLIHPQFTRGATGTDGKAVASK, encoded by the coding sequence GTGAACGACGACGTGGTGTGGTCAGGGACGTGGGTCGCCGAGCGGCTCGGTGTGGAGTTGGCCGGAGACGCGGGGCTGAGCGACCTGCTCGGCCTCGCCCTGCGCCGCAACCCGAAGCGGGCGCACCTCCTGGTGTCGAACGTCCTCGGCAAGCATGTGCCGCAGCTCCCGTCCGTCGTGTACGCGGCGGGGCGCGACCTCGGTGTCCGGGTGCGCGCGCTCCTGGGCGACGCGGAGGCCCGGCGCGCGGTCGTGCTCGGTTACGCGGAGACGGCGACCGGCCTCGGCCACTGCGTCGCGGACGGCATCGGCCTCGCGCCCTACCTCCACTCCACGCGCCGTCCGGTCGACTCGGTGCGCAGGGCCGGCGGCTTCGAGGAGTCCCACTCGCACGCGACCTCGCACCTGCTGCTCCCCGAGGACCCCCGGCTGCTCACCAGGGACGGCCCGCTCGTCCTCGTCGACGACGAGTTCTCCACCGGCAACACCGTCCTCAACACCATCCGCGCCCTGCACGAGCTGTACCCGCGCGAGCGGTACGTCATCGTGGCGCTCGTCGACATGCGCTCCCCGCAGGACCAGGGCCGCCTGGCCGCCTTCGCCCGGGAGATCGGCGCGCGGGTCGACCTGATCACGACGGCGTCCGGCACGGTGAGCCTGCCGGACGGGGTCCTGGAGAAGGGCCAGGCACTGGTCGAGGAGTACGAGGCTTCGGCGCTCCCCGCCCCGCGCCGCGAGGCCGGCTCGGTCACCCGGGTCGACCTCGGCTGGCCCGCCGGAGTGCCGGACGGCGGGCGCCACGGCTTCACCCCCGAGCACCGGGCGGCGCTGGAGGCGGCGCTGCCGGGGATGGCGGACCGGATCGCGGAAGCGCTGGCTCCGGCTCTCGCGAGCGCCGGGGTTCCCGGCGTCTCGCCGCGCCGCGTCCTCGTCCTCGGCTTCGAGGAGCTGATGTACGCGCCGCTGGCCCTCGGCATGGCGCTGGAGGAGCGGCTGCCCACCGGCACCGCGGACGTGCGGTACTCCACCACCACCCGCTCGCCCGTCCTCGCCGTCGACGACCCCGGCTACGCCATCCGCAGCCGCCTCGTCTTCCCCGCCCACGACGACCCCGCCGACGGACCCGGCGAGAGGTACGCGTACAACGTCGCGGGCGGTGACTTCAACGCGATCGTCATCGTGGTCGACTCCATGGCCGACCGCCCCGAACTCCACGCCCCCGACGGCCTGTTGGTGCAGCTCGCCGCGCACGCCCCACAGGTGCTGCTTGCCGTCGTGCCCTCGTACGTCCCCGAGCAAGCCCCTGTGCGTCTCCCCGAGCACGCCCCCGAAAGGCCCTCCATGCTGCCCGAGCCCCTCCGCGGCCCCGACTTCTCCTCGTACGCGGCCGAAGACGTCGGCTGGCTGCTCCAGGACCTCTCGGACGTGCGACTCGAGGCGCCCACCGAGGAGCGCGAGGAGGCGATACAGAGCGGTGGCGCGCACTACGCCGAGTCGCTGCCGGTCGAGTACCAGCCGAGCCCGCAGTACCAAGAGCTGTTCCGCGCGGCGCTCGGCACCTCCGCCGCCCGCATCGCGCAGGCCGTCGGCACCGTCACCGAGACCGTGCTCGCCGAGCGCTCACCTCGCCCCGTCCTCGTCTCGCTCGCCCGCGCGGGCACGCCGGTCGGCGTACTGATGCGGCGCTGGGCGCGGCACCGGCACGGCCTCGACCTGCCGCACTACGCCGTGTCGATCGTGCGCGGCCGGGGCATCGACGCCAACGCGCTGCGGTGGCTCGCCGCCCACCACGACGCGGCCGACGTCGTCTTCGTCGACGGCTGGACGGGCAAGGGGGCGATCACGCGTGAACTCGCCGACGCGGTAAGGGAGTTCGAGGAGGCGGGAGGTCCGGCTGGCTTCAACCCGGAGATCGCCGTGCTCGCCGACCCCGGCTCCTGCGTCCGCACCTACGGCACCCGCGAGGACTTCCTCATCCCCTCGGCCTGCCTCAACTCGACGGTGTCCGGGCTGATATCGCGCACGGTCCTGCGTGCGGACCTCGTCGGCCCTGACGACTTCCACGGCGCGAAGTTCTACCGCGAGCTCGCCGACGGCGACCTCTCCCTCGACTTCCTGGACGCCATCACGGCCCGCTTCGACGAGGTGGCCGACGCCGTGGACGCCCAGGCCAAGGAGCTGCTCTCGGCGGACAGGGCCCCGACCTGGGAGGGCTGGGCCGCCGTCGAGCGGATCAGTGAGGAGTACGGGATCCACGACGTGAACCTGGTCAAGCCGGGCGTCGGTGAGACGACGCGCGTGCTGCTGCGCCGCGTTCCCTGGAAGATCCTGGCGCGCGCGGGTGCGGGCGCCGACCTCGACCACGTACGGCTCCTCGCGGAGCAGCGCGGCGTGCCGGTCGAGGAGGTAGCCGAACTCCCTTACACCTGCGTCGGACTGATCCACCCTCAGTTCACACGCGGAGCCACCGGCACGGACGGCAAGGCGGTGGCCTCCAAGTGA
- a CDS encoding HpcH/HpaI aldolase/citrate lyase family protein, with translation MRHFGHIAPEVRQRLFHREPCAFTADSSPRLLAAALGATLYSPATRPRLADDILKQAGRGVISMVLCLEDSIDDAEVIGAEENLVRQFADLAERDGAEPPLLFVRVRAPEQIADLAARLGPSIRLLSGFVLPKFTEERGVAFLESLAVAEATSGRRLFAMPVLESPELLHLESRAEALAGIARTVDKYRERVLALRLGVTDFCSAYGLRRPPHMTAYDVHIVASVIADVVNHLGRADGTGFTVTGPVWEYFRVQERMFKPQLRRSPFLEGRAEELRQALIEHDIDGLLREIELDRANGLLGKTCIHPSHVLPVHALSVVSHEEFSDAEDILRPERDGGGVMRSAYTNKMNEVKPHRAWAERTLQRAEVFGVAREDIGFVELLTAGLSD, from the coding sequence ATGCGTCATTTCGGGCATATCGCCCCAGAGGTGCGACAGCGTCTCTTCCATCGGGAGCCGTGCGCCTTCACCGCGGACTCCTCCCCGCGTCTGCTCGCCGCCGCCCTGGGAGCCACGCTCTACAGCCCTGCCACGCGCCCCCGCCTCGCCGACGACATCCTCAAGCAGGCCGGGCGTGGCGTGATCTCGATGGTGCTCTGCCTGGAGGACTCGATCGATGACGCGGAGGTCATCGGCGCCGAGGAGAACCTGGTCAGACAGTTCGCCGACCTCGCCGAGCGGGACGGCGCGGAGCCCCCGCTCCTCTTCGTACGCGTCCGGGCCCCCGAACAGATAGCCGACCTGGCGGCCCGCCTCGGCCCCAGCATCCGCCTGCTGTCCGGATTCGTACTGCCCAAGTTCACCGAGGAGCGAGGCGTCGCCTTCCTGGAGTCGCTCGCCGTGGCGGAAGCCACGAGCGGCCGCCGGCTCTTCGCGATGCCGGTCCTCGAATCGCCCGAACTGCTGCACCTGGAGAGCCGCGCCGAGGCCCTCGCCGGGATCGCCCGCACCGTCGACAAGTACCGCGAGCGGGTGCTCGCGCTGCGGCTCGGCGTCACCGACTTCTGCTCGGCGTACGGACTGCGCAGGCCGCCGCACATGACCGCGTACGACGTCCACATCGTGGCCTCGGTCATCGCCGACGTGGTCAATCACCTCGGCAGGGCCGACGGCACGGGCTTCACCGTGACCGGCCCCGTGTGGGAGTACTTCCGCGTCCAGGAGAGGATGTTCAAGCCGCAGCTGCGCCGGAGTCCCTTCCTGGAAGGCCGGGCGGAGGAGCTGCGGCAGGCACTCATCGAGCACGACATCGACGGGCTGCTGCGCGAGATCGAGCTCGACCGGGCCAACGGCCTGCTCGGCAAGACCTGCATCCACCCCTCGCACGTGCTGCCCGTGCACGCGCTCTCGGTCGTCAGCCACGAGGAGTTCAGCGACGCCGAGGACATCCTGCGCCCGGAACGGGACGGCGGAGGGGTCATGCGCTCGGCGTACACGAACAAGATGAACGAAGTGAAGCCGCACCGCGCCTGGGCCGAAAGGACCCTCCAGCGCGCCGAGGTCTTCGGCGTCGCGCGCGAGGACATCGGCTTCGTGGAGCTGCTCACCGCCGGGCTCTCCGACTGA
- a CDS encoding TerD family protein, translating to MSFWDGLWRGRSMDYESGSAATNSIELTKRNPTVSLNKQGAATGNLRVNLSWQMRTSDIIGKPKGGGLLRHPFRMFQPDVVQAHTQGVVNVDLDLGCLYETVEGTKGVVQPLGSFFGSLNAPPYVKLSGDDRFGSPSGETIYVNLDHRESIKRLLFFAYIYDQTPAFDRTHAKVTLYPSNGPRIEIDLDERQPQARSCAVFTLENVKGELVVRREVKFVYGFQAELDRLYGWGLQWGRGYKTNAGRA from the coding sequence ATGTCCTTCTGGGACGGTTTGTGGCGTGGGCGCTCGATGGACTACGAGTCGGGCAGCGCGGCGACCAACTCCATCGAACTCACCAAGCGGAACCCGACGGTCTCGCTCAACAAACAGGGCGCGGCCACCGGCAATCTCCGGGTCAACCTCTCCTGGCAGATGCGTACGTCCGACATCATCGGCAAGCCCAAGGGCGGCGGCCTGCTGCGCCACCCCTTCAGGATGTTCCAGCCCGACGTGGTGCAGGCGCACACCCAGGGCGTGGTCAACGTCGACCTCGACCTCGGCTGTCTGTACGAGACGGTGGAAGGCACCAAGGGCGTCGTACAGCCGCTGGGCAGCTTCTTCGGCAGCCTGAACGCCCCGCCGTACGTGAAGCTCAGCGGCGACGACCGGTTCGGTTCGCCGTCCGGCGAGACGATCTACGTGAACCTCGACCACCGCGAGTCGATCAAGCGGCTGCTGTTCTTCGCCTACATATACGACCAGACGCCGGCCTTCGACCGCACGCACGCCAAGGTGACGCTCTACCCCAGCAACGGCCCGCGGATCGAGATCGACCTGGACGAGCGCCAGCCGCAGGCCCGCTCCTGTGCCGTCTTCACGCTGGAGAACGTCAAGGGCGAGCTGGTCGTGCGCCGCGAGGTGAAGTTCGTGTACGGCTTCCAGGCCGAGCTCGACCGGCTGTACGGCTGGGGGCTGCAGTGGGGCCGGGGCTACAAGACGAACGCGGGCCGCGCCTGA
- a CDS encoding bifunctional 4-hydroxy-2-oxoglutarate aldolase/2-dehydro-3-deoxy-phosphogluconate aldolase, with translation MLSDLTTAFSSALRNQRLLAIVRGTDAEASFRTVMALVESGVPLVEVSLSGADALGVLRRARAELGGAAWLGAGTVLTSDDARRAADAGANLIVTPGLGAGVDEALRRELPVAAGVLTPTDVIAASAADATALKIFPASAMGGPAYLKALRAPFPDLPFVPVGGVDAAAAEEYLALGAVAVGVGSPLVGDAADGGDLDALRKRAAQFVAVAGAAAGAGR, from the coding sequence ATGTTGTCGGACCTCACCACTGCCTTCAGTTCAGCCCTGCGGAACCAGCGCCTGCTCGCCATCGTGCGCGGCACCGACGCGGAGGCCTCCTTCCGCACCGTCATGGCGCTCGTCGAGTCCGGTGTGCCGCTCGTCGAGGTCTCCCTCAGCGGCGCCGACGCCCTCGGTGTCCTGCGGCGGGCGCGCGCCGAGCTGGGCGGCGCGGCCTGGCTGGGCGCGGGCACGGTCCTCACCTCGGACGACGCGCGACGAGCCGCGGACGCGGGGGCCAATCTGATCGTGACGCCGGGGCTCGGAGCCGGGGTGGACGAGGCGCTGCGTCGTGAACTGCCCGTAGCCGCCGGGGTGTTGACCCCCACCGACGTGATCGCCGCGAGCGCGGCAGACGCCACCGCGCTGAAGATCTTCCCCGCTTCGGCGATGGGCGGCCCCGCGTATCTCAAGGCGCTGCGAGCCCCCTTCCCCGACCTGCCCTTCGTACCGGTGGGCGGCGTGGACGCGGCCGCCGCCGAGGAGTACCTGGCGCTCGGCGCGGTCGCGGTCGGCGTCGGCTCCCCGCTCGTGGGGGACGCGGCGGACGGCGGCGACCTGGACGCGCTGCGCAAGCGCGCGGCGCAGTTCGTGGCGGTCGCGGGGGCAGCGGCGGGAGCAGGCCGATGA
- a CDS encoding TerD family protein, which produces MTHAMLKGSNVPLEATAVRAVLRWTPGQGVPDVDASALLLGADGRVRSDEDFVFYNQPRHPSGKVWRLGKKRVSQGLSEGLTDTIQTDMASLDPAVSRVLLVASAENVAFENVRALRILLYDAGAGEAEPLAYFDITPQTGAETALICGELYRRGDVWKFRALGEGYLNGLEGLAGDFGISVDESEAVPEPTTEASLPQPYPQRQPLPEPATQAPVPQAPAPQPFPSPAPQPAYGYPPEPPRHQPAPQPSYGYPQPAPAHAAPLPQPSYGYPQPVAPMPDPNFQLPPQGPQFLAR; this is translated from the coding sequence ATGACGCACGCGATGTTGAAGGGGTCGAACGTCCCGCTCGAAGCCACGGCAGTCCGCGCCGTGCTGCGCTGGACCCCTGGTCAGGGCGTCCCGGACGTCGACGCGTCGGCTCTGCTCCTCGGCGCCGACGGCCGCGTGCGGTCCGACGAGGACTTCGTCTTCTACAACCAGCCGCGCCATCCGTCGGGCAAGGTCTGGCGGCTCGGCAAGAAGCGCGTCTCCCAGGGCCTCTCCGAAGGCCTGACCGACACGATCCAGACGGACATGGCGAGCCTGGATCCCGCCGTGAGCCGGGTCCTGCTCGTCGCCTCCGCCGAGAACGTCGCCTTCGAGAACGTACGCGCGCTGCGCATCCTGCTGTACGACGCCGGCGCGGGCGAGGCCGAACCGCTCGCCTACTTCGACATCACCCCGCAGACGGGCGCCGAGACGGCCCTGATCTGCGGCGAGCTCTACCGCCGCGGTGACGTCTGGAAGTTCCGCGCCCTGGGTGAGGGCTACCTGAACGGCCTGGAGGGTCTCGCCGGGGACTTCGGCATCTCCGTGGACGAGTCCGAGGCGGTGCCCGAGCCGACGACCGAGGCCTCGCTCCCGCAGCCGTATCCCCAGCGGCAGCCGCTGCCCGAACCGGCCACGCAGGCTCCGGTTCCGCAGGCTCCTGCTCCGCAGCCCTTCCCCTCCCCTGCCCCGCAGCCCGCGTACGGCTACCCTCCCGAGCCCCCGCGCCACCAGCCCGCCCCGCAGCCGTCCTACGGCTACCCGCAGCCCGCGCCCGCTCATGCGGCGCCGCTCCCGCAGCCTTCGTACGGCTATCCGCAGCCCGTGGCCCCGATGCCCGACCCGAACTTCCAGCTGCCGCCCCAGGGCCCGCAGTTCCTCGCACGCTGA
- a CDS encoding sugar kinase has translation MSGTTTPVVTTDVLTLGETMVALRGSGPLKLGGSMDVSIAGAESNVAIGLARLGHATRWAGAVGDDEAGELVLRTLRAEGVDVSGATRDLDAPTGLILFEPRLPEVTRVHYYRAGSAGSRLTAAAVEGAFTSPGVPRVLHLTGITPALGPSALAACRRALELAGEHDTTVCLDVNFRSRLWSDEESSAVMRSWIPYVDVLIASDDELPLCVPETTASGEAQALAKALLARGVREVVVKLGADGATAYTADGELYAPARPVRAVDAVGAGDAFVAGYLSALLDGEDVTGRLDRAVTTGAFAVASHGDWEGAPTRAELGLLGAGPGTVVR, from the coding sequence ATGAGCGGCACCACGACCCCGGTCGTGACGACCGACGTCCTCACCCTGGGCGAGACGATGGTCGCCCTGCGCGGCAGCGGCCCGCTCAAGCTGGGCGGTTCGATGGACGTGTCCATCGCGGGCGCCGAGTCGAACGTGGCGATCGGTCTCGCGCGCCTCGGCCACGCGACGCGGTGGGCGGGCGCGGTCGGCGATGACGAGGCGGGCGAGCTGGTGCTGCGCACGCTGCGGGCCGAGGGAGTCGACGTCTCCGGCGCGACCCGTGATCTGGACGCGCCCACGGGACTCATCCTCTTCGAACCGCGGCTTCCCGAAGTGACCCGCGTGCACTACTACCGTGCGGGCTCCGCCGGTTCACGCCTCACGGCGGCCGCGGTCGAGGGCGCCTTCACCTCGCCTGGCGTGCCCCGCGTACTGCACCTCACCGGCATCACCCCGGCACTCGGCCCTTCCGCCCTGGCCGCCTGCCGCCGCGCCCTCGAACTGGCCGGGGAGCACGACACGACGGTCTGCCTCGACGTCAACTTCCGCTCGCGGCTGTGGAGCGACGAGGAGTCCTCGGCGGTCATGCGTTCCTGGATTCCGTACGTCGACGTCCTCATCGCGTCGGACGACGAACTGCCGCTGTGCGTACCGGAAACGACAGCCTCCGGTGAAGCCCAAGCCCTGGCCAAGGCGCTCCTCGCGCGGGGCGTGCGCGAGGTCGTGGTCAAGCTCGGCGCCGACGGTGCGACCGCGTACACCGCCGACGGCGAGCTGTACGCGCCGGCGCGCCCGGTGCGGGCCGTGGACGCGGTGGGCGCGGGGGACGCGTTCGTCGCCGGGTATCTGTCGGCGCTGCTCGACGGGGAGGACGTGACGGGACGCCTGGACAGGGCCGTGACCACGGGCGCCTTCGCCGTGGCATCGCACGGAGACTGGGAAGGCGCGCCGACGCGGGCGGAACTGGGTCTGCTGGGAGCGGGCCCGGGAACGGTGGTCCGCTAG
- a CDS encoding DUF475 domain-containing protein has protein sequence MLLKTFGWSFAVTALGLVAAVFYGGWTGFGVVAILSILEISLSFDNAVVNAGILKKMSAFWQKIFLTIGVLIAVFGMRLVFPVAIVAISAKIGPIEAVRLALNDKDRYQQLVTDAHPSIAAFGGMFLLMIFLDFVFEDRDIKWLGWLERPLAKLGKIDMLSACVALIVLMISAMTVATHAHQHGGTHVDKAETVLLSGVAGLITYLIVGGLSGFFESKIEEEEEREHEQEEEARRSGKKVPAVVMVGKAAFFMFLYLEVLDASFSFDGVIGAFAVTNDIVLMALGLGIGAMYVRSLTVYLVRQGTLDDYVYLEHGAHYAIGALAVILLVTIQYEIHEVITGSVGVILILWSFISSVRRNKRLAAAEGKGSGSEKSEVPSGV, from the coding sequence GTGCTTCTGAAAACCTTCGGCTGGTCGTTCGCGGTTACCGCGCTCGGCCTGGTCGCGGCGGTGTTCTACGGGGGGTGGACAGGTTTCGGGGTCGTGGCGATCCTGTCCATCCTCGAGATCTCGCTGTCCTTCGACAACGCGGTGGTCAACGCCGGGATCCTGAAGAAGATGAGTGCCTTCTGGCAGAAGATCTTCCTCACCATCGGTGTGCTGATCGCCGTCTTCGGCATGCGGCTCGTGTTCCCCGTCGCGATCGTGGCCATCAGCGCCAAGATCGGCCCGATCGAGGCTGTGCGTCTCGCGCTCAACGACAAGGACCGGTACCAGCAGCTGGTGACCGACGCTCACCCGTCGATCGCCGCGTTCGGTGGCATGTTCCTGTTGATGATTTTCCTCGACTTCGTTTTCGAGGACCGTGACATCAAGTGGCTCGGCTGGCTGGAGCGCCCCCTCGCCAAGCTCGGCAAGATCGACATGCTGTCGGCCTGCGTCGCGCTCATCGTGCTCATGATCTCCGCGATGACCGTCGCCACCCACGCCCACCAGCACGGCGGGACACACGTGGACAAGGCGGAGACGGTGCTGCTGTCCGGCGTCGCCGGACTCATCACGTATCTCATCGTGGGCGGCCTATCCGGCTTCTTCGAGAGCAAGATCGAGGAAGAGGAGGAGCGCGAGCACGAGCAGGAGGAAGAGGCCAGGAGGAGCGGCAAGAAGGTTCCTGCCGTCGTCATGGTCGGCAAGGCCGCGTTCTTCATGTTCCTGTACCTCGAGGTCCTGGACGCGTCGTTCTCCTTCGACGGTGTCATCGGTGCCTTCGCCGTCACCAACGACATCGTCCTGATGGCGCTCGGTCTCGGCATCGGCGCGATGTACGTCCGGTCCCTCACCGTCTACCTGGTCCGCCAGGGCACCCTGGACGACTACGTCTACCTGGAGCACGGCGCGCACTACGCGATCGGCGCCCTCGCCGTGATCCTCCTCGTCACCATCCAGTACGAGATCCACGAGGTCATCACGGGCTCGGTCGGTGTCATCCTGATTCTCTGGTCCTTCATCTCGTCCGTCCGCCGCAACAAGCGACTCGCGGCAGCGGAGGGCAAGGGCTCGGGCTCGGAGAAGTCCGAGGTGCCTTCCGGCGTCTGA